From Candidatus Baltobacteraceae bacterium, the proteins below share one genomic window:
- a CDS encoding biotin-dependent carboxyltransferase family protein, which yields MSARAIVVERAGLQSLIVDRGRFGLRHFGVGWCGAMDLRALADANALAGNPPNAAAIEIVLGDFALSFEAAARFALAGADCDAQLDGEGIATYHLHTAQAGSRLVLHRPRAWMRTVLALDGGIRVAPVLGSRTTDLLAHMGGIGGRALRAGDRLILGEPAIAPTGVVRKQPPCDFVFRVLRQALAERLWDREWTVGHESNRMGYRLRGDAQPHDLGSTRSRAVFPGFIQLPPSGEPIVLMSDAQTTGGYPLAGVVIEEDLWKLAQAPIGARIRFISTSMPT from the coding sequence TTCGGCGTCGGTTGGTGCGGTGCGATGGACCTGCGCGCGCTCGCCGATGCCAATGCGCTCGCCGGAAATCCGCCGAACGCGGCCGCGATCGAGATCGTGCTCGGCGATTTCGCGCTTTCGTTCGAAGCGGCGGCCCGTTTCGCGCTGGCCGGCGCCGACTGTGACGCGCAGCTCGACGGCGAGGGCATCGCGACCTACCACCTGCATACGGCGCAGGCGGGTTCACGCCTCGTGCTGCACCGGCCGCGCGCGTGGATGCGCACCGTGCTGGCGCTCGACGGCGGCATCCGTGTCGCGCCGGTGCTCGGTTCGCGCACCACCGACCTGCTCGCACACATGGGCGGGATCGGCGGCCGTGCGCTGCGCGCCGGCGATCGCCTGATACTCGGCGAACCTGCGATCGCGCCGACCGGCGTCGTGCGGAAGCAGCCGCCGTGCGACTTCGTTTTTCGCGTGCTGCGGCAGGCGCTCGCCGAGCGTCTCTGGGATCGCGAATGGACCGTCGGCCACGAAAGCAATCGTATGGGCTACCGGCTGCGCGGAGATGCGCAACCGCACGATTTAGGCTCGACGCGCTCGCGCGCCGTTTTCCCCGGCTTCATTCAACTACCGCCCTCCGGCGAACCGATCGTGCTCATGAGCGACGCGCAGACCACCGGCGGATATCCGTTGGCCGGCGTGGTAATCGAAGAGGACCTATGGAAACTCGCGCAGGCTCCGATCGGGGCGCGGATCCGATTCATATCGACCTCAATGCCGACCTAG
- a CDS encoding 5-oxoprolinase subunit PxpA has product METRAGSDRGADPIHIDLNADLGEGCGDDEALLALVTSANIACGAHAGDRTTMDATVSGAIAHGVTIGAHPSYPDRANFGRTVMARTPEEISRDVTGQIRELDAIVRAHGARLRHVKAHGALYNVAARDREVADAISRAVRALDPQLAVVGLAGGAQIESARAHGLRAIPEVFADRGYQPDGTLIPRGQPGALIEDVGAAVAQALALARSGAGETICLHGDGPHALEFARAIRAALEGAGIAVCRA; this is encoded by the coding sequence ATGGAAACTCGCGCAGGCTCCGATCGGGGCGCGGATCCGATTCATATCGACCTCAATGCCGACCTAGGCGAAGGTTGCGGTGACGACGAGGCGCTGCTCGCGCTCGTCACTTCCGCCAATATCGCGTGCGGCGCACACGCAGGCGATCGCACCACGATGGACGCGACCGTGAGCGGCGCAATCGCGCACGGCGTCACGATCGGCGCTCATCCGTCCTATCCCGATCGCGCCAACTTCGGGCGAACCGTCATGGCGCGCACGCCCGAGGAGATCAGCCGCGACGTCACCGGCCAAATACGCGAACTGGATGCGATCGTGCGCGCGCACGGTGCACGATTGCGGCACGTCAAAGCGCATGGCGCGCTGTACAACGTCGCGGCGCGCGATCGCGAGGTCGCCGATGCGATCTCACGCGCGGTGCGCGCGCTCGACCCGCAGCTTGCCGTTGTCGGGTTGGCCGGGGGCGCGCAGATCGAGAGCGCGCGCGCACATGGGCTGCGGGCGATTCCCGAAGTCTTTGCCGACCGCGGCTATCAGCCCGACGGGACGTTGATTCCGCGCGGACAGCCCGGCGCGCTGATCGAGGACGTCGGTGCGGCGGTCGCACAAGCGCTGGCGTTGGCACGCAGCGGCGCCGGGGAGACGATTTGCCTGCATGGAGACGGCCCGCACGCCCTCGAGTTTGCGCGCGCGATTCGCGCCGCGCTCGAAGGTGCGGGCATTGCCGTTTGCCGTGCGTAA
- a CDS encoding AI-2E family transporter has protein sequence METARTPSSLRARFAPRSKVRALPFAVRKPRPPRPLELSERNERLLFALGLCALVILGGFIAYKILAFLSSVPIFTFVSISALFFAFLIHPVIAWLNRRMPPAASILVVYAAIVLLLAFIVYIISPVIASDAQSAAANAPKLVAAGQRILTDAKDPLTTRLPGPIRDYLHDIPLEIEQGLSGYAASLAQHTLPLLFSLVSLLAMFIIVPATAAYMTVEATAIRRGFLAVLPASARLRAARIIVDLDNVVGGFIRGQILVAITVGLLMTLLLLGLRVPYAVLIGVFAGTVDVIPYVGAIAGWLPAFLIAYLTNGLTNALAVTLGIVIINQLEGNVIAPNVVSRTVALTPLGVLLALLLVGEILGPVGLFIAIPAAGVLRVLIINFTGMPRHAERAAPRTRFGLPRLLQRLIVHHD, from the coding sequence ATGGAGACGGCCCGCACGCCCTCGAGTTTGCGCGCGCGATTCGCGCCGCGCTCGAAGGTGCGGGCATTGCCGTTTGCCGTGCGTAAGCCTCGACCGCCGCGACCGCTCGAACTCTCCGAGCGTAACGAGCGGCTCCTCTTTGCACTCGGACTCTGCGCCCTCGTCATCCTCGGCGGTTTCATCGCCTATAAAATTCTCGCCTTTTTATCGAGCGTCCCGATCTTCACGTTCGTGTCGATCAGCGCGCTCTTTTTCGCATTCCTCATTCACCCGGTGATCGCTTGGCTAAACCGGCGCATGCCGCCCGCCGCTTCGATTCTGGTCGTCTATGCCGCGATCGTTCTGCTTCTGGCGTTCATCGTTTACATTATCTCGCCGGTCATCGCCTCCGACGCGCAATCTGCGGCGGCGAACGCTCCCAAACTCGTTGCCGCCGGTCAGCGCATCCTCACCGATGCGAAGGATCCGTTGACCACGCGGCTGCCCGGCCCTATCCGCGACTACTTGCACGACATCCCGTTGGAAATCGAACAAGGCCTGAGCGGCTATGCTGCCTCTCTCGCGCAGCACACGCTGCCGTTGCTCTTTTCGCTCGTCTCGCTGTTGGCGATGTTCATCATCGTTCCGGCGACGGCCGCGTACATGACCGTCGAGGCTACCGCGATACGACGCGGCTTCCTCGCCGTGCTGCCGGCGTCTGCACGGCTGCGCGCGGCTCGGATCATCGTGGACCTCGACAACGTCGTCGGCGGCTTCATTCGCGGGCAGATTCTCGTCGCCATCACCGTCGGACTGCTGATGACGCTGCTCCTGCTCGGATTGCGCGTCCCTTACGCGGTATTGATCGGGGTCTTTGCCGGGACCGTGGACGTGATTCCGTACGTCGGCGCAATCGCCGGCTGGCTGCCGGCGTTTCTGATCGCGTACCTCACGAACGGCCTGACGAATGCGCTCGCCGTGACGCTCGGGATCGTCATCATCAACCAACTCGAGGGGAACGTCATCGCGCCCAACGTCGTCAGCCGTACCGTCGCGCTAACGCCGCTGGGCGTGCTGCTGGCGCTGCTCCTGGTCGGCGAGATCCTCGGTCCTGTTGGGCTTTTCATCGCGATTCCGGCCGCCGGCGTGCTGCGCGTGCTCATCATCAATTTCACCGGGATGCCCCGTCACGCGGAACGTGCTGCACCGCGCACGCGGTTCGGCCTGCCGCGACTCCTGCAACGGCTGATCGTTCACCACGATTAA